Below is a genomic region from Catenuloplanes atrovinosus.
CGCGTTCAAGGCGGCCGGCGACGGCACCACCTACGGCTTCTTCGTCGGCTGGCTCGTCGGGCTGGTGACGCTCGGCAGCTGGCGCGGCACCCGGAGCTGACCGCGACGTGCGGCCGGGCTCCCCAGCCGGGCCCGGCCGCACGCCGTGAGATCTCAGGAGCCCGGCGTCAGCAGCCGGTCGCGGGTCAGCACGCCGAGCTCGCGCCCGTCCGAGACGATCCGCACCCGGTCGGTGCCGGCGCCGAGCATCCGGGCCAGCACGTCGTAGAGCGTGGTGTCGAGATCCACGTCCAGCAGCCCGTTCGCCGCGCCGGCCGGCTCCAGCATGTCCCGGCTGACCCGGGTCACGGACAGCCGCCGGATCGCCCGGTCCGTACCCACGAACTCGCGGACGAAGTCCGAGGCCGGCGTGCCGAGCAACTCGGCCGGCGCCGCGAACTGCTCCAGGTGACCGCCCTGGGAGAGCACCGCGATCCGGTCCCCGAGCCGAACCGCCTCGTCCAGGTCGTGCGTCACCAGCACGATCGTCTTGCGCACCTCGGCCTGCAGGCGCAGGAACTCCTCCTGCAGCCGGGCCCGCACGATCGGGTCGACCGCGGAGAACGGCTCGTCCATCAGCAGCACCACCGGGTCGGCCGCCAGCGCGCGGGCCACGCCGACGCGCTGCCGCTGACCGCCGGAGAGCTCCTTCGGGTAGCGGCCGCCGTGGACGGACGGGTCCAGGCCGACCAGCTCCAGCAGCTCGTCCACGCGCGCCCGGACGCGCGCCTTCGGCCAGCCGAGCAGCGTGGGAACGGTGCCGACGTTGGTCCGGATGGTCTGGTGCGGGAAGAGGCCGACGTTCTGGATCACGTAGCCGATCCGGCGCCGCAGGTGCACCGGGTCGAGCCGGGTGACGTCCTCGCCGTCGATCAGCAGCCGCCCGCCGGTCGGCTCGATCAGCCGGTTGATCATCCGTAGTACGGTCGACTTGCCGCACCCCGAGGGCCCGATCAGCACCGCCAGCTCGCCGGCCCGCACCTCCAGGCTCAGCTCGCGCACCGCCTTCGTACCGTCGTCGAACGTCTTGCTGACCTGGTCCAGCGTGATGGTGGCGGCCTTCTGTCCGCCGCCCACGGTAGGTTCCACGTATGTCCTCTCGGCAATGGGTGTTATGGAGCGTGCAGTACGCCGATGCACCCGGCAACCCGTGGTTCTCCTGGCAGTACCTGCGGGACAACTCCGACACGGTGCTGTCCGCGCTCGTCGAGCACGTGACCCTGACCACCCAGGCGGTGGCGCTCGCGGCGGCGGTCGGGCTCCCGCTGGCGGTGCTCGCCTACTGGTTCCGGCCGCTCACCGGCCCGATTCTCGCACTCTCCGGCGTGCTCTACACCATCCCGTCGCTGGCCCTGCTCGCGTTCGTCGCCCCGCTGGTCGGCACCACGCGCCCGGCCTCGGTGTTGATCGCCCTGGTCCTCTACGCGCTGCTGCTCATCGTGCGCAACGCGCTGGCGGGACTGAACCAGCTTCCGGCCGAGGTCCTGGACGCGGCGCGGGGCATGGGGTACGGACGGGTGGCCCGGCTTTTCCGGGTGGACCTTCCGCTGGCCGTCCCGGCGATCCTCACCGGCCTGCGCCTGGCCACCGTCTCCACCGTGGCGCTGGTCACGGTCGGCTCGCTGATCGGCTACGGCGGGCTCGGCGATCTGATCCTGGGCGGTTTCCGGAACAACTTCTACAAGGCGGAGATCCTCACCGGCACCGTGCTCTGCGTGGCGCTGGGCCTGCTGCTGGACCTGCTGCTGGCCGGCGCCGGGCGACTGCTCACGCCGTGGACGAGAGGGGCCCGCGGATGAACGCGATCGACCAGGCGATCGTCTGGCTCAACGACCCGCTCAACTGGACGAACCCCGGCGGCATCCTGGACCGGCTGGGCGAGCACCTGTGGATCTCGTTCGCCGCGGTCGCGATCGGCTGCCTGGTCGCCTGGCCGATCGGCCTCTGGCTGGGGCACACCGGCCGGGGCGGCGGCGCGGTGGTGTTGATCTCCAACGTCACGCTGGCCATCCCCACGGTCGCGCTGCTGACCATCCTGCCGCTGACGCCGCTCGGCTTCGGCCGCCCGCCGGTGATCCTGGCGCTGGCCGTGTTCGCGGTGCCGCCGCTGCTGGCCAACGCCTACACCGGCGTGCGGGAGATCGACCCGGAGGCGCGGGACGCGGCGCGCGGCATGGGCCTGTCCGGCCGGCAGTTGCTCACCCGGGTGGAGCTGGCGCTGGCCGTGCCGTACCTGGCGACCGGCTTCCGGACCGCGTCCGTGCAGGTGGTGGCCACGGCCGCGCTGGCGTCCTTCGTGAACGGCGGCGGCCTCGGGCAGATCATCAGCGCCGGCTTCGGGCTGGGCATGTCGGTCGGCGGCGGGCAGATCCTGGCCGGCGCGCTGCTGGTGGCACTGCTCGCGCTCGGCATCGAGGGGTTGCTGGCGCTGCTGGAGCGCGCGCTCACGCCGCGCCCGCTGCGCCGCCCGCGCCGGGTCCGCCGCCGCCCGGCGACGGCCTGACGCGGGTGCCCGCTGAGCGAAGAATGACAAGCTCAGCGGGAATAACGGCGACGATGTTCCAATCATGAACGCGGACGGGATATGGATCATGACGATCCGGTGACAAGTAACCGCGAAAGTTGTCGTACCCGCCGGTCACGATGTTGGGTGAGACAGCGCGGGCGGTCCCGATCCTGGTGCATGACCAGGCATCCGTCCGTCGGACACGCGGCCGTCCCCGCCCGGGGGCGCGCCGGGACACGGAAGGCGGGCACATTGAGATACAAGCGGCTGGCCGTGAGCGCGCTCGGCGCGCTGGCGGCGGCGACGATCCTGAGCGCGTGCGGGGAGGCCGGCTCGTCCGGCACCGAGGCGCCGGCCAGCGCGGCGGCGGGCGCCGGCTGCGCGGGCGTGCCGGGCACCTCGCTGGTGGTGCTCACCGACGACAAGGCGCTGCAGAACACGGACAACGTGCTCCCCGCGATCAACAAGGCGGCGGCGAAGCCCGAGCTGGTCGCGGCGCTGGACAAGGTCTCCGAGGCGCTGGACACCCCCAAGCTGATCGCGCTGAACAAGGCGGTCGACGTGGACCGCAAGACGCCCAAGGTGGCGGCGGACGAGTTCGCGGCGGGCGCGGGCCTGACCACCGGGATCGCCAAGGGCCCGGGCGGCGACATCAAGATCGGTGCGGCGAACTTCAGCGAGAACCAGACGCTCGCCGAGCTGTACAGCATCGCGCTCACCGCGGCCGGCTACAAGGTCACGGTGCAGCAGATCGGCAACCGTGAGCTGTACGAGCCGGCGCTGGAGAAGGGCGAGATCCAGGTCGTCCCGGAGTACGCGGCGACGCTCGCCGACTTCCTGAACGGCAAGGTCAACGGCAAGGACGCGGCGCCGGTCTCGTCGCCGGACCTGACCGCCACCACGACCGCGCTCGCCGGGCTGGGCGACAAGGTCGGCCTGGCGTTCGGCAAGCCGTCCGCCGCCCAGGACCAGAACGCGTTCGCGGTGACCAAGGAGTTCGCCGAGAAGTACGAGCTGACCACGCTCAGCGACCTGGCCGCGAAGTGCTCGGGCGCGGCCACCTCGCTCGGCGGCCCGCCGGAGTGCCCGCAGCGGCCGAAGTGCCAGGCCGGGCTGGTCACCACGTACGGCTTCCAGGCCGGTCAGTTCGTCTCGCTCGACGCGGGCGGCGCCCAGACGAAGAACGCGCTGAAGACCGGCACGGTCTCCGTCGGCCTGGTCTTCTCCTCCGACGGCGAACTCGCCACAAATTAGCTCGTTAACCGAAAATTCTGATCCGGCGCCATCGCCCCTGCTCAGGGCATCGATGGCGCCGGATCGCGCTATCCGAGCCCGTTTCGCTATCCGGCGACTCTGGGTAGGCTTCACGACCATGCCAGCCCCTGATCCGGTTGCCGAGCGGGCGAACCCACGCCTGGCACAGGGCCTGCTCTGGGCCGGTGTCGGGCTCGCGCCGCTCGCGGCGTTGTTCCTGCTCTTCGGCGGCGGCACCGGCACGCTCCGGTTCGCCGTCTTCCTCGTGCTCGTGTCGATCGCGCTCATCGGCGCCTCGGTCACCCTCCGTGGTGGATCAGGTGCGTCGCGAGTCGATCTCGAAGAGGCGATGGTCGAGGAGATGGTGCGGCTGCGCGCCGAGGTGCGCAGCGAGATAGCCAATGCCACCCGCGTCGGCCAGGCCGCGTCCCAGCAGCGCCTCCAGGCGCTCAGCGCCGCGGTCGACGGCCTCCAAGCCCAGTTCGCCGCGGTGCAGAACGCGGTGCCCGATCCGGCGCCGGTCGCGATCGCCGCGCCGCCCGGGCGGGCCGCGATCGCCG
It encodes:
- a CDS encoding ABC transporter ATP-binding protein, which gives rise to MGGGQKAATITLDQVSKTFDDGTKAVRELSLEVRAGELAVLIGPSGCGKSTVLRMINRLIEPTGGRLLIDGEDVTRLDPVHLRRRIGYVIQNVGLFPHQTIRTNVGTVPTLLGWPKARVRARVDELLELVGLDPSVHGGRYPKELSGGQRQRVGVARALAADPVVLLMDEPFSAVDPIVRARLQEEFLRLQAEVRKTIVLVTHDLDEAVRLGDRIAVLSQGGHLEQFAAPAELLGTPASDFVREFVGTDRAIRRLSVTRVSRDMLEPAGAANGLLDVDLDTTLYDVLARMLGAGTDRVRIVSDGRELGVLTRDRLLTPGS
- a CDS encoding ABC transporter permease, with product MSSRQWVLWSVQYADAPGNPWFSWQYLRDNSDTVLSALVEHVTLTTQAVALAAAVGLPLAVLAYWFRPLTGPILALSGVLYTIPSLALLAFVAPLVGTTRPASVLIALVLYALLLIVRNALAGLNQLPAEVLDAARGMGYGRVARLFRVDLPLAVPAILTGLRLATVSTVALVTVGSLIGYGGLGDLILGGFRNNFYKAEILTGTVLCVALGLLLDLLLAGAGRLLTPWTRGARG
- a CDS encoding ABC transporter permease produces the protein MNAIDQAIVWLNDPLNWTNPGGILDRLGEHLWISFAAVAIGCLVAWPIGLWLGHTGRGGGAVVLISNVTLAIPTVALLTILPLTPLGFGRPPVILALAVFAVPPLLANAYTGVREIDPEARDAARGMGLSGRQLLTRVELALAVPYLATGFRTASVQVVATAALASFVNGGGLGQIISAGFGLGMSVGGGQILAGALLVALLALGIEGLLALLERALTPRPLRRPRRVRRRPATA
- a CDS encoding glycine betaine ABC transporter substrate-binding protein, with protein sequence MDHDDPVTSNRESCRTRRSRCWVRQRGRSRSWCMTRHPSVGHAAVPARGRAGTRKAGTLRYKRLAVSALGALAAATILSACGEAGSSGTEAPASAAAGAGCAGVPGTSLVVLTDDKALQNTDNVLPAINKAAAKPELVAALDKVSEALDTPKLIALNKAVDVDRKTPKVAADEFAAGAGLTTGIAKGPGGDIKIGAANFSENQTLAELYSIALTAAGYKVTVQQIGNRELYEPALEKGEIQVVPEYAATLADFLNGKVNGKDAAPVSSPDLTATTTALAGLGDKVGLAFGKPSAAQDQNAFAVTKEFAEKYELTTLSDLAAKCSGAATSLGGPPECPQRPKCQAGLVTTYGFQAGQFVSLDAGGAQTKNALKTGTVSVGLVFSSDGELATN